The Psychrobacillus sp. FSL K6-4046 DNA window CACAAAAGGGAGATTTGGTATGGCACCTATGAAAGATGGTTTCATTTATTGGTTTGCTTGTATTAACACTTCTCCAAAAAATCCTGACTTTCAATACTTAAAGCCTAAAGAAGTGTCATTTCTCTTTGAACATTTTCCACGGGTAGCATCAGATATTATTGCAAGTACTCCGGAGGAAAAATTGCTTCATCATGACATTTCAGATATCAAGCCACTACGAAATTTTGTGTTCGATCGAGTTGTCCTATTAGGTGATGCAGCCCATGCGACTACGCCAAATATGGGGCAGGGTGCTGGACAAGCTATTGAAGATGCAATAGTCCTCGGCAATGGCTTTAAACAATTTGAAGATATAAGAAGCGTATTAGATTTTTACAATGAAAAACGAGTAGCACGCACCGGAAAGGTAATTCGTCTTTCCAGACAAATTGGAGCAATTGCCCAAATTTCTTTTAGCCCAATAGCAGCTGCTCGTGATTGGATCTTTCCCCTTCTCCCTTCAAAGTCTTTACTATGGCGTCTTAAGTTCTTATTTGATGTAAAACTATAAGAGCTGATGGAAGGATGCCAGCTTTGGATTTTTCCTTATAAGATAGAAAAGTGCCCGCATTAGCAGGCACTTTACTATTCTTTATCCCGTATTTTTTCTAAAATTTCAATGACACGCTCGTTTTGTCTTTCCATGTTTTTTAATCTCTTTTCGATTATATTAGAAGAGAAAAACACGATAAGTACTAATGCTATTCCAGCTATTAAATCCAAAACTATTTCCTCCCCTTAATAAATTTGCAATCCTAAAGCATCATCAATCTCTATATGCTTTGGAACCTTTAAGTGAATATAGGTCATACCTCTTACATTCTGATAGGAATAGGTTTCGCCACTGCTAGCTTTTGGTAGATTTACTAAACGGTTAGAAAACTCACTAAACTCCAGATTTATTCCTATTGGCTCCTTCACAGATAAATGGTTGCCAGCCCAATATAGCTCATGTAAGGGAATTATTTTATCTAAGAGAATACCTTCTATAATAAAGTTAGATCTATATTCTTTACCTTCTATCAATTGATTTTTAGCATCTGTCCATTCTACAACAAATCTAGTGGAATAAGAATCAGTGCCTTCATAGCCTATAGATAACGTATTTCCACTTAACTCATGAGACCACTCATCTATTAGAAATCTTTCAGTAAGATTATTCTCCTCGTAGTTTTTTAAAGCTTCTTCTAATTCAATATTTTCTACTTCTAGCACCTGAACTTCTTCCTCCGCCAACAGCTCTAAATGGTTATTAGGCATGAGCTCATAAACTAACATTGCTATAAATAGTATGACAATATAAGCGAAAACGATATATTTTTTAAGCTGCAAGGAACCATGTAAATTTTTTGTACCTTTCTTTATACCACCTATCAATACAAAGGATATTAATAATATTAGAACAATAGGGAGCAGGCCTACTATGAACGCTATCCATACACCACTCACGCTCTTACCTCCCATCTATTAGATACTGCAACTGAAATTAAAAAGAAAATTACTGATAAACCAAATATTTTAAGCATGAATACCCACAAGTTTCCCTCTACTATAAAGAAAAACTCTATAATATTAAGCCCTATAGAACTCATTACTATCCCAACGAGAACTATCGGAAAAATTAATATCAATGCCTTATGCTTTTGGACCAAGGATCCGATTAAATATCCAAAGGAAGTGAACATCCATATTAAGATAAATAGTAAAAGCAAAGTTTCTATGGTCTCCATAGGCTCATCCAGTATTCCCGGACCATCAATAAACTCCACGTTACTAAACAACACTTGATATAATCTCAACAAATACGTACATAAAAAAGTAGTAACCGCTGCAACGGCACTGACAATCATCAACACCACAATATTCGCGATGTTGTTACTTAGCCGTGTGGAAACAAACGTAAAATCATCATAACGGTACGCCTTCGTAGTGATTAAGTTCCCTATAAATACTGCCCATGCAGCTACAAAGAATAAGACACCATCAAGTGTGTATGTGTTGATAGTAATTTCTGTACCAATACTGCTTGTTCCTATCATTCCAGTGTTACTAGTAAGAAGTAAACCTAATAGTTGTATAAATATAAGCGAGAGAACAGCCCCTATATATGCCTGTAGTTTGAATTTCACCTGTGTCCTTATCACACTTGCTAAACTGACATTACTTAAAAACATCATCAATCCCCTCCTTTGTTTCACTCGTCACATACATACACACATCGCTCGCCGATAAAGCCTCAAGCATAGCACCCTCTGTACGAGCCTTCTCTATAGAAGAATTGTATTTTACAACAACATATTTTCTTTGATGATCTAACTGCTTGGAGAAATAAACCTCTTCCCCTTGCGTCCATCTTTCAATGTCAGTTGCATTCCCCTGTAATCCCACGGCATACTCTTTTATTTCATCAAGCGGTTGATGTAAGACCACCCTTCCTTGGTGAACCAAGAGGATATCCTCCAACAAGTGCTCTATCTCTGCTAAATGATGACTAGAGATTAAAATAGAGCGTGGATGAGCTATATAATCCTTTAACAATGCTCGGTAAAAGTCTGACCTTACTGCTTCATCCATCCCATTCATCGGTTCATCAAGCAGGGTTAGCTCACAGCGAGTAGAGAGCCCAAAAATTAGATTAAACGTAGCAGCTGTTCCTTTAGATAAGCTAGAGTGATTAAGCTTAGGATTTAATTTGAAATAATCCATTAGTCTTTTAGCAAGCTCTCCATCCCATTTTTTATAAAAGGCTGGAGCCATGTTCAAAATCTCTTCTAAATTCAGTGTGTCAGGAAAAGTCATTTGGTCATCCACTAAAATACTGTTCGCAGATACTAACAAATCATTATAGGGACTTCTATCGAAAACGCGCACTTCTCCAGAACTATGGCTGGTAAAACCAGATAGTATTTTCAGTAAGGTTGTTTTCCCAGCTCCATTGCGGCCAATTAGCCCTGTAATTTTCCGATCACTTAGCTCGAAGCTTATATCCTCCAAAGCATTCATTCGATGAAAAACTTTTTTGACATTTCGACATTCAACTACCTTCATTAGACTTCCTCCTCACATTTATGTATGAGTTGAATTAGCTCCTCTTTGGTTATTGACAATCTTTTAGCTTCCATCACTAAATCTGACACCATTTGTGTCAACGTCTGATCTCTCCGTTTAGCTAAAATCATTGCCTTGGCTTCTGTCGCTACGAACATTCCCAGTCCCCTTTTCTTATATAAAATCTCTTCTTCTACTAGTATTGTTAACCCCTTCGCCGCAGTCGCTGGATTAATATTAAACAGCTCTGCAAGCTGGTATTGGGAGTAAATTTTCTCATCATCTTTAAAATGCTCGGCTATAATTTCATTCTCTAACCATTCCGCAATTTGTACATAGATGGGCTTTGCACTATCCGAATTTAAAATCATTGCGGTAAGTCTCCTCTCAATCTAAAGTTAGTGCATTAGTGATGTAATGTAGTATATAACATAAAAATATAATTGTCTATACAATTTGGACAATAAAAAAAAATCACACCCTTAGGATGTGATCAAGAACTCAAAGAATTTATTGCCGATAAAGAACTTGATAAGAATAATTATTACAAATGTAAAACCTATTAAAAGATAACCTACTATATTTTTTAAATTCATACGACTAATTTAGCTCTATATCAAAATTTAAGTTAATCGGTTCTGCAGGCATATTATCCGGAGCTTTTAAATTGGTTGTTGGAGTTTTCTCATCTACTTCTTCAAAAGTAAACTCATCCATCCATACCATTCCGGAGCCTTGTAGTAAAACACCGAAATATATCGCTCCTGCATGCTCGGGTACATCTAAGACGACACTATAATAGTTCCACCCAGTTGTACCAGTAATAGGACGATTACTCATATTATCAAACTGAAGGGTATCGCCATCCTTGGCGTCAATGCGCATCCAAAGACCTGCAAATCCTTGTATATCCTCAGTTTTAATAAAACAAGAGAGCTTTAATCGTTTCCCACAATATTTACTAGCATGGAACTGTTGCATAACTGTCCCAAACTGTTCTTCTCCTACTGCCTTAATGGAACGCAAATAACCGGAAGCATTTCCCTTGTGCACCACTTGAAAATCTCTACCCATCTCAAAGTTTTGTGGGGTTGCCCCACTTAAAAACCAACCATTCATAACCTCTACCTCCTCTGGTTTTTCTAGTAAGGTTCGCATGAGTGTTCGATACTTCCCTGGTGGCAAACCATGCACCTTACGAAAAGCTCTCGTAAAAGCTTCCTGGGACTCAAATTGATAAGTTAAGGCCAAGTCCAAAATTCGTTCATCTGTATAAATTAGTCTTTGAGCTGCCAAGGTAAGTCTCCTATTACGAACATATTCGTGTAACGACATTCCAACCTTTTGTTGAAATAACCGATGGAAATGATAAAAAGAATAGCCAGTGACTTGTACCACTTCTTCATGTCGAACTGGCTCCTCCATTTTCTGTTCCAACCAGTTGATCGTCTGATGAATGATCTTCATTCGCTCATGCACCTCCTATTAACTACAGTTTATATGGTATAGGCTTGAATATTTTGATATTTTTTGCGGAAGTTGAGTGGGGGTTGTCTTACCGACCGATTATTTGAGAACGTATAAAATTTTGTGTAAATGACCATAACTTTCCTATAGGAGATGATCATTATGCAAAATTACGAAAATATGAGAATCAAGGATTTAGCTAGAGAGTGTCAATCTGTTGATGACATCATCGAGATGATGAAAAATCTTTTTAAAGAAACATTACAGCTTGTATTTGAGGCCGAAATCGAAGACCACCTTGGCTACTCCAAACATAGCCCGACAGGAAATAATACCGGAAACAGTAGAAATGGCTATCGTTCAAAGGTGATTCGAACAAAGTTTGGAAATACAGAATTAAATATACCTAGAGACCGCAATGGTGAATATGAACCGCAAATCGTGAAGAATTACGAGTCGTCCATCAATGGCTTAGAAGAACAGATTTTAGCTTTGTATTCCAAAGGAATGTCCACAAGAGATATCGAGTCACATATGAAAGATATATATGGTGTCGAAGTATCTCCTAGCTTGGTTAGTAAGGTAACAGATAAAATTTTACCTCAGATTTTCGAATGGCACTCCCGCCCTTTAGACCGTGTGTATCCAATTGTTTATTTGGATGCGGTCCACTTCAAGGTGAAGCACGAGAACCGTATTATTAATAAAGCTGCTTATACTGTTCTCGGCATTAATTCCGATGGAATTAAGGATATCCTTGGTATATGGGTAGGTGAAAATGAAAGCGCGAGCTTTTGGCTAGGTGTCTGTACAGACCTTAAAAGTCGTGGTGTAGAAGATATCTTTATTGCGTGTAAGGACGGACTTTCTGGCTTTACAGAAGCGATCCAGAGCACCTTTCCAAAGACGCATATTCAGTTGTGTGTGATCCATCAATTACGAAATACCATGAAGTATGTGCCTTCAAGGGAACGAAACCCGTTTATGACCGATTTAAAGAAGGTATACAAGGCTTCTACTTTGGAGCAAGCTGAACTTGAGTTTGGAAAAGTAAAGGCATCATGGAAAGATAAATATCCGAAGGTTATTGGTTCTTGGGAGGAACATTGGTTGGAGCTTACAGCTTACTTTTCCTACCCGACGGAGATACGGAAAATCATTTATACGACCAATACAGTGGAAGGATTCCATCGCCAACTGAGAAAGGTAACAAAGACAAAAACAGCCTATCCTACGGACAATTCACTAAAGAAGATTCTTTATTTGGCCACGATGGATGCCATAAAAAAATGGAATAAGCCTATTCCAGGATGGCTAGAGTGTGAGGGACAATTCAAAATTATTTTTGAGGGGCGGATTTAGTAGGATTATCCCTTGTTCATGTACAGTCGTGTTGGGCTCCGCTACGCTACACCCAAAAGTTTTACGCTTTATTTAGACCAAAAAGATAAGAAAAAGAGAGAGAAAAACCCTCTCCTTTTTGGCCATCGGTTAAGTGCTCAGGTTGCTCTTCAGCAGAGCCTTATCCCCTTAACGGATAAAGTAAGTATGTGTTTAGAATAAAGATAGTAATACATTTACACAAAATATTTTACATTCCCGATTATTTGGGAGAACCGACCGATTTTTCACTGGAACCGACCGATTATTTGGAAAAACCGACCGATTTTTTACTCGAACCGACCGATTATTCCATTAAACCAACCGATTATCTCTTTTTCTATAAAAGGTTCTCTTATTCGATCCACATTCCTTTAAATCCATCGACTTTATAATTCGTAAAGTTGCTTGCTGCGAGTTTAACTGTAAAAATTCTCTACATTCTTTATTATTCAAGCTGTCTTTTACTAGAACAAACCATTCATTTATTGCTTTTTCGTGTGCTTTACGATTTACTTGTCCACACGCCTCACAATACCAACCAGCTTTAATTTTCTTCATTCCGAACAAAGAACACAGAGGACACTGAACACCTTTAATCAAATCTTTCGGATCTATTCCCCAGGTTCCACACATAGGGTAAGGACAATAATCCTCATGATTGTTCTTTAAACTATTAGTCACCTGCTGAAACTGTTCTAGCGATAGGTAAGCCTTCTCTCTCGAGAGCCCCCATATAAAGTTGGGGATAGTAGTAGGATACATAATAGGAGAGGTGACTGGAGATTTATGAACTCTTGACTTTGTAGATCCTAATATTATTGCTCCTATAACTGGAATATCTAAACCTTTCGTTTTTAACCATTTTTGAAGCAAATTAATATTTCGTTCTAATTGAACCTCTGGGCTCTCATATATATCTACCTGACCACTTTCTAACTCTCTTCTTAAACAGAATGGATCTCTTTCAAAACTCAAGGTTCCAACAATATTTTTAGACTCTAAGATTAGTATATAATGTCGAGTAATGAATAAGGTGTCAATTTGAAATTTACCATTAGAACTCAGATTTAAGTCTAACAAAACTGCATAGTCAAAAGGAAAACTATATTTACGGAAAATGACTTCTACATTTTTCTCTCCTATAATACCTGCTTTCGCAGATAATATTTTGGAGTGAATACGTTCTTTTAGTGCATGATTATTACCTAAGCGTTCATATAGTGCTTGTAAGCCAATATAATTATAATTAATAGCCTGCTCTTTTAAAATCAAATCTTCCCTCCTTTTTGCATAATATAACATAATTTTAGAAAATGTAAATTTTACACATTTAATAACTTTTTTATTTTGCCTCCAATTATCAGCTCTTTTTTCTATTTTCCTCGTTATTACACTTTGAAAATTTTATTTTGATTGTTTCTGTCGTATATAGTTTCTATTTCCCGGGAAATGTCAATTTAGAGGAGGAACTTAAAGGTTTTATTCGACATAAATGTACTCTGGAACAATATTTTTTCTTGAATATCTTCTAGTGAAAACTTCATCTTTACTTTCTAGATTGAGAAGAGATTCCCATCAGATTCTCATTCATAAATTAGATTCTGTTTATTAATACTTAGAGAAACTTATTTATTCTATAAAACGTTATTTATTCAAAGTAAAGTTATGGGGGGAATCTTATTTTAATTTTATTTAGTATCTTAATTTCTTTCATGACTGTTTTATTATTTCTGATCTTATGTATTAACATAATAATTTTTCTCATTAAAAAGAAAACATTTCCTAAAAAATTATTGATTGCTACGTTATCTGGCGCTGCTCTGGTGTCTTCAATTTATATATATGAAATGTACTTTTTTACATTCAGTGATATTAATAAACAATATACTCAAAACGGACCTGGACCTATAACATCACCTACAGAAAAATATACTGCTAACGCATTTTATGAACCATATGGTGGTGCAGCTGGAGGAGTCAATGTATGGGTTGAAATTACATATATAAATAAAGAAAATAAAGTTAAAACTGTTTATTATGGGGATGCAAAAGGGAATTTTTCTATGGAATGGGTGGATGAAGATACCCTTTATATAATAAATGATGAACCTGAATTTCCAAATTCAAATAGAAGCATCGAATTAGAAATTGATAAAGAGATTTATCACGAAAATGGTTTAGCTTGTAAAAGTTTGCTAATGAAAAACGAGTATGATACTTGCTACCAAAACTAGTATCTCTTATTGAATCAACGGGTGTGAAAAAGCCTCCGATTTCTTGCTCACTTACATAGGAAGAGAGTGCCTTCGGCTTTTTTAAAGACAAAACAAAAAAGCCGCCACCGATTACTCGGTAACGACTTTCTTTGGTGCCCAGCGACGTCCTACTCTTGCAGGGGGAGACCCCCAACTACCATTGGCGCTGAAGAGCTTAACTTCCGTGTTCGGTATGGGAACGGGTGTGACCTCTTCGCCATCATCACTAGACTTTTTCGGCTTTCAATACACTTCGCATTGCGTTGTCAACTTCGTTCGTTCAATCAGTCACGTACGTAAGTACGTTCCTTCATTCACTCACTCGTTTCCTAGCACTGCTTGCGCCTTGAAACCCTCAGAGTTGTTCACTCAAAACTGGATAAAAGACATCATATTAGAAACAAACCATTTGGTTAAGTCCTCGATCGATTAGTATTCGTCAGCTGCACGTGTCGCCACGCTTCCACCCCGAACCTATCTACCTCATCGTCTTTGAGGGATCTTACTTACTTGCGTAATGGGAAATCTCATCTTGAGGGGGGCTTCGTGCTTAGATGCTTTCAGCACTTATCCCGTCCACACATAGCTACCCAGCGATGCCCTTGGCAGAACAACTGGTACACCAGCGGTGTGTCCATCCCGGTCCTCTCGTACTAAGGACAGCTCCTCTCAAATTTCCTACGCCCACGACGGATAGGGACCGAACTGTCTCACGACGTTCTGAACCCAGCTCGCGTACCGCTTTAATGGGCGAACAGCCCAACCCTTGGGACCGACTACAGCCCCAGGATGCGATGAGCCGACATCGAGGTGCCAAACCTCCCCGTCGATGTGGACTCTTGGGGGAGATAAGCCTGTTATCCCCGGGGTAGCTTTTATCCGTTGAGCGATGGCCCTTCCATGCGGAACCACCGGATCACTAAGCCCGTCTTTCGACCCTGCTCGACTTGTAGGTCTCGCAGTCAAGCTCCCTTCTGCCTTTACACTCTTCGAATGATTTCCAACCATTCTGAGGGAACCTTTGGGCGCCTCCGTTACACTTTAGGAGGCGACCGCCCCAGTCAAACTGCCCGCCTGACACTGTCTCCTACCCGGGTTACGGGTATGGGTTAGAATTTCAATACAACCAGGGTAGTATCCCACCGACGCCTCCTCCGAAGCTGGCGCTCCGGGCTCTAAGGCTCCTACCTATCCTGTACAAGTTGCACCAAAATTCAATATCAAGCTACAGTAAAGCTCCACGGGGTCTTTCCGTCCTGTCGCGGGTAACCTGCATCTTCACAGGTACTATAATTTCACCGAGTCTCTCGTTGAGACAGTGCCCAGATCGTTACGCCTTTCGTGCGGGTCGGAACTTACCCGACAAGGAATTTCGCTACCTT harbors:
- a CDS encoding ABC transporter ATP-binding protein, which produces MKVVECRNVKKVFHRMNALEDISFELSDRKITGLIGRNGAGKTTLLKILSGFTSHSSGEVRVFDRSPYNDLLVSANSILVDDQMTFPDTLNLEEILNMAPAFYKKWDGELAKRLMDYFKLNPKLNHSSLSKGTAATFNLIFGLSTRCELTLLDEPMNGMDEAVRSDFYRALLKDYIAHPRSILISSHHLAEIEHLLEDILLVHQGRVVLHQPLDEIKEYAVGLQGNATDIERWTQGEEVYFSKQLDHQRKYVVVKYNSSIEKARTEGAMLEALSASDVCMYVTSETKEGIDDVFK
- a CDS encoding GntR family transcriptional regulator, whose product is MILNSDSAKPIYVQIAEWLENEIIAEHFKDDEKIYSQYQLAELFNINPATAAKGLTILVEEEILYKKRGLGMFVATEAKAMILAKRRDQTLTQMVSDLVMEAKRLSITKEELIQLIHKCEEEV
- a CDS encoding AraC family transcriptional regulator produces the protein MKIIHQTINWLEQKMEEPVRHEEVVQVTGYSFYHFHRLFQQKVGMSLHEYVRNRRLTLAAQRLIYTDERILDLALTYQFESQEAFTRAFRKVHGLPPGKYRTLMRTLLEKPEEVEVMNGWFLSGATPQNFEMGRDFQVVHKGNASGYLRSIKAVGEEQFGTVMQQFHASKYCGKRLKLSCFIKTEDIQGFAGLWMRIDAKDGDTLQFDNMSNRPITGTTGWNYYSVVLDVPEHAGAIYFGVLLQGSGMVWMDEFTFEEVDEKTPTTNLKAPDNMPAEPINLNFDIELN
- a CDS encoding IS256 family transposase, which produces MQNYENMRIKDLARECQSVDDIIEMMKNLFKETLQLVFEAEIEDHLGYSKHSPTGNNTGNSRNGYRSKVIRTKFGNTELNIPRDRNGEYEPQIVKNYESSINGLEEQILALYSKGMSTRDIESHMKDIYGVEVSPSLVSKVTDKILPQIFEWHSRPLDRVYPIVYLDAVHFKVKHENRIINKAAYTVLGINSDGIKDILGIWVGENESASFWLGVCTDLKSRGVEDIFIACKDGLSGFTEAIQSTFPKTHIQLCVIHQLRNTMKYVPSRERNPFMTDLKKVYKASTLEQAELEFGKVKASWKDKYPKVIGSWEEHWLELTAYFSYPTEIRKIIYTTNTVEGFHRQLRKVTKTKTAYPTDNSLKKILYLATMDAIKKWNKPIPGWLECEGQFKIIFEGRI
- a CDS encoding nuclease-related domain-containing protein — encoded protein: MILKEQAINYNYIGLQALYERLGNNHALKERIHSKILSAKAGIIGEKNVEVIFRKYSFPFDYAVLLDLNLSSNGKFQIDTLFITRHYILILESKNIVGTLSFERDPFCLRRELESGQVDIYESPEVQLERNINLLQKWLKTKGLDIPVIGAIILGSTKSRVHKSPVTSPIMYPTTIPNFIWGLSREKAYLSLEQFQQVTNSLKNNHEDYCPYPMCGTWGIDPKDLIKGVQCPLCSLFGMKKIKAGWYCEACGQVNRKAHEKAINEWFVLVKDSLNNKECREFLQLNSQQATLRIIKSMDLKECGSNKRTFYRKRDNRLV
- a CDS encoding DUF5412 family protein; the encoded protein is MSSIYIYEMYFFTFSDINKQYTQNGPGPITSPTEKYTANAFYEPYGGAAGGVNVWVEITYINKENKVKTVYYGDAKGNFSMEWVDEDTLYIINDEPEFPNSNRSIELEIDKEIYHENGLACKSLLMKNEYDTCYQN